A region from the Pseudonocardia petroleophila genome encodes:
- a CDS encoding glutamate-1-semialdehyde 2,1-aminomutase produces MTAAPTAPPATAPLPRSAELSARLHRMVPGGAHTYAKGDDQYPEDMAPVIARGLGAHVWDVDGNEYVEYGSGLRSVGLGHAHPRVVEAVRREVGRGTNFVRPSAIEADAAQEFLETVPTADMVKFAKNGSDATTAAVRLARAATGRPLVAVCRDQPFFSTDDWFIGTTAMPAGIPAATRELTVSFPYGDLAATAELLERHDGRVACLILEAAGVVEPPPGYLQGLRRLADAHGCVLVFDEMITGFRWSEAGAQGLYGVVPDLSTFGKALGNGFAVAALAGRRELMELGGLRHRDERVFLLSTTHGAETHALAAAIAVMRTYREEGVVERLHALGDRLARGVRAAAAAAGVADHVVVRGRASNLVFGTLDADLVPSQAHRTLFLRQLLAGGVLGPSFVVSHALTEADVDRTVEVVGRACAVYRQALDAGTPVPWCGGRAVRPVFRPYA; encoded by the coding sequence GTGACCGCCGCCCCCACCGCCCCGCCCGCGACCGCACCGCTCCCCCGCTCGGCCGAGCTGTCCGCCCGCCTGCACCGGATGGTGCCCGGAGGGGCGCACACCTACGCCAAGGGCGACGACCAGTACCCCGAGGACATGGCCCCGGTGATCGCCCGCGGGCTCGGTGCGCACGTCTGGGACGTCGACGGCAACGAGTACGTCGAGTACGGGTCGGGGCTGCGCTCGGTCGGGCTCGGCCACGCCCACCCGCGCGTCGTCGAGGCCGTCCGCCGGGAGGTCGGGCGGGGCACCAACTTCGTGCGGCCCAGCGCGATCGAGGCCGACGCCGCGCAGGAGTTCCTCGAGACGGTGCCGACCGCCGACATGGTCAAGTTCGCCAAGAACGGGTCCGACGCCACCACGGCCGCGGTCCGCCTGGCGCGCGCCGCGACCGGGCGACCGCTCGTGGCCGTGTGCCGGGACCAGCCGTTCTTCTCCACCGACGACTGGTTCATCGGCACCACCGCGATGCCCGCCGGGATCCCGGCGGCCACCAGGGAGCTGACGGTCTCCTTCCCCTACGGCGACCTCGCCGCGACCGCCGAGCTCCTGGAGCGCCACGACGGGCGGGTGGCCTGCCTGATCCTCGAGGCGGCCGGCGTCGTCGAGCCCCCGCCGGGCTACCTGCAGGGGCTGCGCCGGCTCGCCGACGCGCACGGCTGCGTGCTCGTGTTCGACGAGATGATCACCGGCTTCCGCTGGTCGGAGGCCGGTGCGCAGGGGCTCTACGGCGTGGTCCCGGACCTGTCGACGTTCGGCAAGGCCCTGGGCAACGGGTTCGCGGTGGCCGCGCTGGCCGGGCGGCGCGAGCTGATGGAGCTCGGCGGGCTGCGCCACCGGGACGAGCGGGTCTTCCTGCTGTCCACCACCCACGGCGCGGAGACGCACGCGCTCGCCGCCGCGATCGCCGTCATGCGCACCTACCGCGAGGAGGGGGTCGTCGAGCGCCTGCACGCGCTCGGCGACCGGCTCGCCCGCGGGGTCCGGGCCGCCGCCGCGGCGGCGGGGGTCGCCGACCACGTGGTGGTCCGCGGACGCGCCAGCAACCTCGTGTTCGGCACGCTCGACGCCGACCTGGTCCCCTCCCAGGCCCACCGGACGCTGTTCCTGCGCCAGCTGCTGGCCGGTGGCGTGCTCGGCCCGTCGTTCGTGGTCAGCCACGCCCTGACCGAGGCGGACGTGGACCGCACCGTCGAGGTCGTCGGCCGGGCCTGCGCGGTGTACCGGCAGGCGCTCGACGCGGGGACCCCCGTCCCGTGGTGCGGCGGCCGCGCGGTCCGGCCGGTGTTCCGGCCCTACGCCTGA
- a CDS encoding phosphatase PAP2 family protein, whose protein sequence is MRATRAHGRRADGGAGAVLPAAAALCAVVLLGLGLAVSGGTTPWGVDRAATAAVAGLAPLHDALVAVDLVGEPVGAATLVTLLAVTCLVAGRPRLAAVAPLSLGLTAVAVGGLKPLFGRTIHGPENLAYPSGHTATAAVLTLVLLLLVVDVVRPGRRTAALVVVAGTVIGAGVMAVVQVAISAHYATDTVGGLCLAVVVVTVAVRLVDAVAGTRPPARAAPSPAPHPRSAP, encoded by the coding sequence GTGCGGGCCACCCGGGCCCACGGACGGCGCGCGGACGGCGGGGCGGGCGCCGTCCTGCCCGCGGCCGCGGCGCTCTGCGCGGTGGTGCTGCTCGGCCTCGGCCTGGCCGTGTCCGGCGGCACGACCCCGTGGGGCGTCGACCGCGCCGCCACGGCCGCGGTCGCGGGCCTCGCGCCCCTCCACGACGCGCTGGTGGCGGTCGACCTGGTCGGGGAGCCGGTCGGGGCGGCCACCCTCGTCACCCTGCTCGCCGTCACCTGCCTCGTCGCCGGCCGTCCCCGGCTCGCCGCCGTCGCCCCCCTCTCCCTCGGGCTGACCGCGGTGGCCGTCGGCGGCCTGAAACCGCTGTTCGGCCGCACGATCCACGGACCGGAGAACCTCGCCTACCCCAGCGGCCACACCGCGACCGCCGCCGTGCTGACGCTGGTCCTGCTGCTCCTGGTCGTCGACGTCGTCCGGCCGGGGCGGCGCACGGCCGCCCTGGTGGTGGTCGCGGGGACCGTCATCGGGGCCGGGGTGATGGCCGTCGTCCAGGTCGCGATCTCCGCCCACTACGCCACCGACACCGTCGGCGGCCTGTGCCTGGCCGTCGTCGTCGTCACCGTCGCGGTGCGGCTCGTCGACGCCGTGGCCGGGACCCGGCCGCCGGCCCGCGCCGCCCCGTCCCCCGCACCGCACCCGAGGAGCGCCCCGTGA
- a CDS encoding glucose-1-phosphate cytidylyltransferase — translation MKVVLFCGGYGMRMRDGSSDLPKPMHTVGPRPLIWHVMRYYAHFGHTDFVLCLGYGAEHIKDYFLHYSETASNDFRLHGGRVEMLGSDIQDWTITFAHTGLDSPIGERLRRVREHVAGEEMFLANYADVLTDLPLGDMVDRFKASEAVGALLAVPPQSAFHCVDLSPDDHITAISTLQQLPLWENGGYFVLRPEIFDYLPPGGDLVADGCAVLAAEGRMLAYRHRGFWQPADTVKERNALEVAYRSGDRPWMLWEQESGAPVDAVPTALPVPVYR, via the coding sequence ATGAAGGTCGTCCTCTTCTGCGGGGGATACGGGATGCGGATGCGCGACGGGTCCTCCGACCTGCCGAAGCCGATGCACACCGTCGGCCCGCGGCCCCTGATCTGGCACGTCATGCGCTACTACGCCCACTTCGGGCACACCGACTTCGTGCTGTGCCTCGGCTACGGCGCGGAGCACATCAAGGACTACTTCCTGCACTACTCCGAGACGGCGTCGAACGACTTCCGGCTGCACGGCGGCCGGGTCGAGATGCTGGGGTCCGACATCCAGGACTGGACGATCACCTTCGCCCACACCGGCCTGGACTCCCCGATCGGCGAGCGGCTGCGCCGCGTCCGCGAGCACGTCGCGGGCGAGGAGATGTTCCTGGCCAACTACGCCGACGTCCTCACCGACCTGCCACTGGGCGACATGGTCGACCGGTTCAAGGCGAGCGAGGCGGTGGGCGCCCTGCTGGCCGTGCCGCCGCAGTCGGCGTTCCACTGCGTCGACCTCTCGCCCGACGACCACATCACCGCGATCAGCACCCTGCAGCAGCTGCCGCTGTGGGAGAACGGCGGCTACTTCGTGCTGCGCCCGGAGATCTTCGACTACCTCCCGCCGGGTGGCGACCTCGTCGCGGACGGCTGCGCGGTGCTCGCGGCGGAGGGCCGGATGCTGGCCTACCGGCACCGGGGCTTCTGGCAGCCCGCCGACACCGTCAAGGAGCGCAACGCCCTGGAGGTCGCGTACCGCAGCGGCGACCGGCCGTGGATGCTGTGGGAGCAGGAGTCCGGTGCGCCGGTCGACGCCGTGCCCACCGCGCTCCCCGTGCCGGTGTACCGCTGA
- a CDS encoding class I SAM-dependent methyltransferase: MTATLSEPGQDVSSVAPAARSCRLCGSPELRSFLDLGATPPCELFLTAEAAGGAEVTYPLHVMVCGSCLLVQLPPLITPEETFTEYAYFSSFSTSWVRHAAEFVDGAVERLGLDGDSFVVEVASNDGYLLQHLVPRGVRCLGIEPSANVGDAARERGVPTLTAFLTPVTGERVRAQHGPADLVVANNVYAHIPDVLGFTHGLRALVADDGWVSIEVQHLLTLVQRTQFDTVYHEHFQYYTLLTGQRALAAGGLTLVDVELLDTHGGSIRMWARPAAAVGPGAESERVREVLAAEAAAGLHGVTGYDGFATAVSRVRDDLVEFLIDARRQGRTVVGYGAPGKGNTLLNFCGIRPDLLPYTVDRNPYKHGRLTPGTRIPVCPPERIAEDRPDYVLVLPWNLREEIVEQLSYVREWGGRLVFPIPSLEIV; encoded by the coding sequence GTGACGGCGACTCTCAGCGAGCCCGGTCAGGACGTCTCGTCGGTCGCCCCGGCCGCCCGGTCCTGCCGGTTGTGCGGTTCCCCCGAGCTGCGCAGCTTCCTCGACCTCGGCGCCACGCCGCCGTGCGAGCTCTTCCTCACCGCCGAGGCGGCGGGCGGGGCCGAGGTGACCTACCCCCTGCACGTCATGGTCTGCGGCAGCTGCCTGCTCGTGCAGCTGCCGCCGCTGATCACCCCCGAGGAGACGTTCACCGAGTACGCGTACTTCTCCTCCTTCTCGACGTCGTGGGTCCGGCACGCGGCGGAGTTCGTCGACGGGGCGGTCGAGCGGCTCGGCCTGGACGGCGACTCGTTCGTCGTCGAGGTCGCGAGCAACGACGGGTACCTGCTGCAGCACCTGGTGCCGCGGGGCGTCCGCTGCCTGGGCATCGAGCCGTCCGCCAACGTCGGCGACGCGGCCCGCGAGCGCGGGGTCCCGACGCTGACCGCGTTCCTGACCCCGGTGACGGGGGAGCGGGTCCGGGCCCAGCACGGCCCGGCCGACCTGGTCGTGGCCAACAACGTCTACGCGCACATCCCCGACGTGCTGGGCTTCACCCACGGCCTGCGGGCGCTCGTCGCCGACGACGGGTGGGTCTCGATCGAGGTGCAGCACCTGCTGACGCTGGTGCAGCGCACGCAGTTCGACACCGTCTACCACGAGCACTTCCAGTACTACACGCTGCTCACCGGGCAGCGGGCGCTGGCCGCGGGCGGTCTCACCCTCGTCGACGTCGAGCTGCTCGACACCCACGGCGGGTCGATCCGCATGTGGGCCCGGCCGGCCGCGGCCGTGGGGCCGGGCGCGGAGTCCGAGCGCGTCCGCGAGGTGCTCGCCGCGGAGGCCGCGGCGGGCCTGCACGGGGTCACGGGCTACGACGGGTTCGCCACGGCCGTGTCCCGGGTGCGCGACGACCTCGTCGAGTTCCTCATCGACGCGCGCCGGCAGGGCCGGACCGTCGTGGGGTACGGGGCGCCGGGCAAGGGCAACACGCTGCTCAACTTCTGCGGCATCCGCCCCGACCTGCTGCCCTACACCGTCGACCGCAACCCCTACAAGCACGGGCGGCTGACGCCGGGCACCCGGATCCCGGTCTGCCCGCCGGAGCGCATCGCCGAGGACCGCCCCGACTACGTCCTCGTGCTGCCCTGGAACCTCCGCGAGGAGATCGTCGAGCAGCTGTCCTACGTGCGGGAGTGGGGCGGCAGGCTGGTCTTCCCGATCCCCTCGCTGGAGATCGTCTGA
- a CDS encoding asparagine synthase C-terminal domain-containing protein produces MTFYRMTPLEIACGWLAAGDPVPLPDPPGARPREVLDALLLDHLSRPPCLVAFSGGRDSSALLAAAVTAARREGLPQPVAITLTYPDSPDADEADWQRQVLDHLAVTERVRVVVHDEHDAVGPVAAPLLRRHGRIWPPNVAPTWRMMDHARGGSLLTGEGGDEVFGVKRVTALTKLLHTRTRADPRLVPLVARSLAPRPLRRRTALRECYRPPWLREPAWREVRLRCAEGDAAMALHAGRQTWQLATHRGSRIGQETLCALGDEIGVAYGQPFLDPAFVAATAEEAGFWGWTGRTTTMRHLFDDLLPRAVLERRTKATFNRAVFAGHTREFATGWDGAGVDTDLVDPGALRENWLSPLPHAPSMALLHQAWLAAQTISSEGIGKTSLPPHSRT; encoded by the coding sequence GTGACCTTCTACCGGATGACCCCGCTGGAGATCGCCTGCGGCTGGCTCGCGGCCGGCGACCCGGTGCCCCTGCCCGACCCGCCGGGAGCACGGCCCCGGGAGGTGCTCGACGCGCTCCTGCTCGACCACCTGTCCCGCCCGCCCTGCCTCGTCGCCTTCTCCGGGGGGCGCGACTCCTCGGCGCTGCTCGCCGCCGCCGTCACCGCCGCCCGGCGCGAGGGGCTGCCGCAGCCCGTCGCGATCACCCTGACCTACCCCGACTCCCCCGACGCCGACGAGGCGGACTGGCAGCGGCAGGTGCTCGACCACCTCGCGGTCACCGAGCGCGTGCGCGTCGTCGTGCACGACGAGCACGACGCCGTGGGCCCGGTCGCGGCCCCGCTGCTGCGCCGGCACGGCCGGATCTGGCCGCCGAACGTCGCCCCCACCTGGCGGATGATGGACCACGCGCGCGGCGGGTCGCTGCTCACCGGCGAGGGTGGCGACGAGGTGTTCGGCGTCAAGCGGGTCACGGCGCTGACCAAGCTGCTGCACACGCGCACCCGCGCCGACCCCAGGCTCGTCCCGCTCGTCGCACGGTCGCTGGCCCCCCGCCCGCTCCGGCGCCGGACGGCGCTGCGCGAGTGCTATCGGCCCCCGTGGCTGCGCGAGCCCGCCTGGCGGGAGGTCCGCCTCCGGTGCGCCGAGGGCGACGCCGCGATGGCGCTGCACGCCGGGCGCCAGACCTGGCAGCTCGCCACCCACCGCGGCTCCCGGATCGGCCAGGAGACGCTGTGCGCGCTGGGCGACGAGATCGGCGTCGCCTACGGCCAGCCGTTCCTGGACCCCGCGTTCGTCGCCGCGACGGCCGAGGAGGCCGGGTTCTGGGGCTGGACCGGTCGCACCACGACGATGCGCCACCTGTTCGACGACCTGCTCCCGCGCGCCGTGCTCGAGCGCCGGACGAAGGCCACCTTCAACCGCGCCGTCTTCGCCGGTCACACGCGGGAGTTCGCGACGGGCTGGGACGGCGCCGGGGTCGACACCGATCTCGTCGACCCCGGGGCGCTGCGGGAGAACTGGCTCTCACCCCTGCCGCACGCGCCGTCGATGGCGCTGCTGCACCAGGCCTGGCTGGCCGCTCAGACGATCTCCAGCGAGGGGATCGGGAAGACCAGCCTGCCGCCCCACTCCCGCACGTAG
- a CDS encoding lasso RiPP family leader peptide-containing protein produces MRQPYEPPAIELLGSVREETQGFRFTAQQDSIFGIDVPFGGSPVHS; encoded by the coding sequence ATGCGCCAGCCCTACGAACCCCCGGCGATCGAGCTGCTCGGATCCGTCCGGGAGGAGACCCAGGGTTTCCGCTTCACGGCCCAGCAGGACTCGATCTTCGGGATCGACGTCCCGTTCGGCGGCAGCCCCGTCCACTCCTGA
- a CDS encoding lasso peptide biosynthesis B2 protein, which produces MTARRWALGALEVLLAVGPMVAIEVLLRTSDLPTTCRRLGVALDLSGADPAASGPAVLPRRTRRVVLACGLVVGHWPAGDTCLRRCLLTGHRLRALRPVLRIGVRRVDGRFSAHSWLEVDGRALDPAAPAFAVLGPVGG; this is translated from the coding sequence ATGACGGCCCGCAGGTGGGCGCTGGGGGCCCTGGAGGTCCTCCTCGCGGTGGGTCCGATGGTCGCGATCGAGGTGCTGCTGCGGACCAGCGACCTCCCGACCACCTGCCGACGGCTCGGGGTCGCCCTCGACCTCTCGGGCGCGGACCCGGCCGCCTCCGGGCCCGCCGTGCTGCCGCGCCGGACCCGCCGCGTCGTCCTCGCCTGCGGGCTCGTCGTCGGGCACTGGCCGGCCGGGGACACCTGCCTGCGGCGGTGCCTGCTCACCGGCCACCGCCTGCGCGCGCTGCGCCCGGTGCTGCGGATCGGCGTGCGCCGCGTCGACGGGCGGTTCTCGGCCCACTCCTGGCTGGAGGTCGACGGGCGGGCCCTCGACCCGGCCGCCCCGGCGTTCGCCGTGCTCGGTCCGGTGGGGGGCTGA
- a CDS encoding sugar transferase, whose product MLSSEVGTGPLPVVGEPRVVRGDLGSGHGQPAVEAPRTSWEGRYTALVVLADVLVVGVLTLLGGWISSAHLGVPAMPNAWGLAGIAGLLTLVSLWVWRAWEPRTLGQGSEEFSSVLRGTITSLVLLGLFGLAFELSSVRPWAFAFIPVIGLAVAATRYLMRRALHRRRFTGQCMHRVLAVGTPQSIAELVVRTRDNPHFGWEVAGACTASGRGLGGDTTIAGVPVVGDLEALHRVVEAGHYRVVAVTPTPDWSPRRLQRLSWEFENSPAEIVVDPGLLEVAGPRLHVKPVDGLPLLRLTEPRFSGIAKVMKGCFDRFCAVLLLVMLLPLLLGVAVAVKLDGGPVFFRQIRVGRHGETFRMVKFRSMVVDAEKLRADLVTMNEGAGPLFKMRRDPRVTAVGQWLRRYSLDELPQLFNVLGGSMSLVGPRPPLPAEVEGYSTETHRRLHVRPGLTGLWQVSGRSDLSWDESIRLDLRYVENWSLALDALILWKTVGAVLRGDGAY is encoded by the coding sequence GTGTTGAGCAGCGAGGTCGGGACCGGTCCACTTCCGGTCGTCGGGGAACCGCGGGTCGTCCGGGGTGACCTCGGGAGCGGGCACGGCCAGCCGGCCGTCGAGGCTCCGCGCACGTCGTGGGAGGGGCGCTACACCGCCCTCGTGGTACTGGCGGACGTGCTGGTCGTCGGCGTGCTGACGCTGCTGGGCGGCTGGATCAGCTCGGCGCACCTGGGCGTGCCCGCCATGCCGAACGCCTGGGGCCTCGCCGGCATCGCCGGCCTGCTCACGCTGGTCAGCCTGTGGGTCTGGCGGGCCTGGGAGCCCCGGACCCTCGGCCAGGGCTCGGAGGAGTTCAGCTCCGTCCTGCGCGGCACCATCACCAGCCTGGTCCTGCTCGGCCTGTTCGGCCTCGCGTTCGAGCTTAGCTCCGTGCGTCCGTGGGCGTTCGCCTTCATCCCGGTGATCGGCCTGGCCGTCGCCGCCACCCGCTACCTCATGCGCCGCGCGCTGCACCGCCGCCGGTTCACCGGTCAGTGCATGCACCGCGTGCTCGCCGTCGGCACCCCGCAGTCGATCGCGGAGCTCGTCGTCCGCACCCGGGACAACCCCCACTTCGGCTGGGAGGTCGCGGGGGCGTGCACCGCGAGCGGCCGCGGCCTCGGCGGTGACACCACGATCGCCGGCGTCCCCGTCGTGGGCGACCTCGAGGCGCTGCACCGCGTAGTCGAGGCCGGGCACTACCGGGTCGTCGCCGTCACGCCGACGCCCGACTGGTCGCCGCGGCGCCTGCAGCGCCTGTCCTGGGAGTTCGAGAACTCGCCGGCCGAGATCGTCGTCGACCCGGGCCTGCTCGAGGTCGCCGGGCCGCGCCTGCACGTCAAGCCGGTCGACGGCCTGCCGCTGCTGCGCCTCACCGAGCCGCGCTTCAGCGGCATCGCCAAGGTCATGAAGGGCTGCTTCGACCGCTTCTGCGCGGTCCTGCTGCTGGTCATGCTGCTGCCGCTGCTGCTCGGGGTGGCCGTCGCGGTCAAGCTCGACGGCGGGCCGGTGTTCTTCCGCCAGATTCGCGTCGGGCGCCACGGCGAGACGTTCCGGATGGTCAAGTTCCGGTCGATGGTCGTGGACGCGGAGAAGCTGCGCGCCGACCTGGTCACCATGAACGAGGGCGCGGGGCCGCTGTTCAAGATGCGCCGCGACCCGCGGGTGACCGCGGTCGGGCAGTGGCTGCGCCGCTACTCCCTCGACGAGCTCCCGCAGCTGTTCAACGTGCTCGGCGGGTCGATGTCGCTGGTCGGGCCGCGCCCGCCGCTGCCGGCGGAGGTCGAGGGCTACTCCACCGAGACCCACCGGCGCCTGCACGTGCGCCCCGGTCTGACCGGGCTGTGGCAGGTCAGCGGGCGCAGTGACCTGTCGTGGGACGAGTCGATCCGGCTCGACCTGCGCTACGTGGAGAACTGGTCCCTGGCGCTGGACGCGCTGATCCTGTGGAAGACCGTCGGGGCCGTGCTCCGCGGCGACGGCGCCTACTGA
- a CDS encoding UDP-glucose dehydrogenase family protein: MFARRITVVGAGYVGLTTGACLAALGHHVTCVDPDPQRVARLRAGEVDLPEPDLPELVDEGLAAGRLAFATSTTAALASPRGAAEVVILCVPTPVGVGGVADLDAVATAVGEMAPHLAPGCVLVTKSTVPVGTSVRVRELLGRSDVPVVSNPEFLREGSAVHDFRHPDRIVVGCDEQDAAERVAALYARLGAPTVLTDAASAELVKYAANAFLALKVSYVNALAELCERVGADVRDVTEGIGHDRRIGQAFLSPGPGWGGATLPKDTHALLESADAADFEFRIVRAAIDTNVRQRRRMVDKVRLAVTGTRRGSLSHCRIGLLGLTFKAGTDDVRESPALAVAALLRQAGAELVAYDPAVPPGRTDPGLDGIELVGSAAEAAKDVEALVLLTEWPQFRTLDWAALAGLTARPIVVDTRNLLDPDVLRRAGFTCHPLGRPARR; this comes from the coding sequence GTGTTCGCCCGCCGCATCACCGTCGTCGGGGCCGGGTACGTCGGCCTCACCACCGGCGCCTGCCTCGCCGCGCTCGGCCACCACGTGACGTGCGTCGACCCCGACCCGCAGCGGGTCGCGCGCCTGCGGGCGGGCGAGGTCGACCTGCCCGAGCCCGACCTGCCGGAGCTCGTCGACGAGGGGCTCGCCGCGGGCCGCCTCGCGTTCGCCACGAGCACCACGGCCGCGCTGGCGTCCCCGCGCGGCGCCGCCGAGGTCGTGATCCTCTGCGTCCCGACGCCGGTCGGCGTCGGCGGGGTCGCCGACCTGGACGCGGTGGCCACGGCGGTCGGGGAGATGGCCCCGCACCTGGCCCCCGGCTGCGTGCTCGTCACCAAGTCGACGGTGCCGGTGGGCACGTCGGTGCGGGTGCGGGAGCTGCTGGGCCGCTCGGACGTGCCGGTCGTCAGCAACCCGGAGTTCCTGCGCGAGGGCAGCGCGGTGCACGACTTCCGGCACCCGGACCGGATCGTGGTCGGGTGCGACGAGCAGGACGCCGCGGAGCGGGTGGCCGCGCTGTACGCGCGCCTGGGCGCCCCGACGGTGCTGACGGACGCGGCGAGCGCGGAACTGGTCAAGTACGCGGCGAACGCGTTCCTGGCGCTGAAGGTGAGCTACGTCAACGCGCTGGCCGAGCTGTGCGAGCGCGTCGGCGCCGACGTCCGCGACGTCACCGAGGGCATCGGGCACGACCGCCGCATCGGGCAGGCCTTCCTGTCCCCCGGCCCGGGCTGGGGCGGCGCCACGCTGCCCAAGGACACCCACGCCCTGCTGGAGTCGGCCGATGCGGCCGACTTCGAGTTCCGGATCGTCCGCGCGGCCATCGACACGAACGTCCGCCAGCGCAGGCGCATGGTCGACAAGGTGCGGCTGGCGGTGACCGGCACCCGCCGGGGATCGCTGTCGCACTGCCGGATCGGCCTGCTCGGGCTCACCTTCAAGGCGGGAACCGACGACGTGCGCGAGTCCCCCGCGCTCGCCGTGGCCGCGCTGCTGCGCCAGGCGGGCGCGGAGCTGGTGGCCTACGACCCGGCCGTGCCGCCGGGCCGCACCGACCCCGGGCTCGACGGCATCGAGCTGGTGGGGTCGGCTGCGGAGGCGGCGAAGGACGTCGAGGCGCTGGTGCTGCTCACCGAGTGGCCGCAGTTCCGCACGCTGGACTGGGCCGCGCTCGCCGGGCTCACCGCGCGCCCGATCGTCGTGGACACCCGCAACCTGCTCGACCCGGACGTGCTGCGCCGCGCCGGGTTCACCTGCCACCCGCTGGGGCGGCCGGCCCGGCGCTGA
- a CDS encoding glycosyl hydrolase — protein sequence MRAPEAPPIEPRHRRAAAPAPRRGIGGRWLPVGVVLAVAMVCAGVYVVDQLTVPEQVAEPDLLSLIPPTPDVPPVLAAPAAVDSAPSSEPAATGAAEPTEEAGEAEEPAATSPTRRRSTGTAPGGLPWRSGLVIGTQSEVDRWESYRGRSIDVVHGFTERGSWEGIESASWILSAWADSPHAIVISQPFWPEGSGGSLSECAGGAYNANWARYGEALSAAGRTDAYTRLAWEFNGDWFEWSATDVGAWKQCYRQVVQSVRSTAPGARFEWNMNAHGSQTSDGDAWKSYPGDDVVDVVGIDPYDHYPASPTAAAFDEQCGANEGLCTVIDFARAHGKGVGVTEWGIINSGIGDNPVYMEKMYETFLAGADVMEYETYFNEDNFSTTLDQGSNPQSSEVYRRLWGG from the coding sequence ATGCGCGCTCCCGAGGCACCCCCGATCGAGCCGAGGCACCGCCGCGCCGCCGCACCGGCGCCGCGGCGCGGCATCGGCGGGCGCTGGCTGCCCGTGGGGGTGGTGCTGGCGGTCGCGATGGTCTGCGCCGGCGTGTACGTCGTCGACCAGCTGACGGTCCCCGAGCAGGTCGCCGAGCCCGACCTGCTCTCGCTCATCCCCCCGACGCCCGACGTGCCGCCGGTGCTGGCCGCGCCCGCCGCCGTAGACAGCGCGCCGAGCTCGGAGCCCGCGGCCACCGGTGCGGCGGAGCCCACCGAGGAGGCCGGGGAGGCCGAGGAGCCCGCCGCGACGAGCCCCACCCGTCGCCGCTCCACCGGCACCGCGCCCGGCGGCCTGCCGTGGCGCTCCGGCCTGGTGATCGGCACGCAGTCCGAGGTCGACCGGTGGGAGAGCTACCGCGGCCGCAGCATCGACGTCGTGCACGGGTTCACCGAGCGCGGCTCGTGGGAGGGCATCGAGTCGGCGAGCTGGATCCTCTCGGCGTGGGCCGATTCGCCGCACGCGATCGTCATCTCCCAGCCGTTCTGGCCGGAGGGCTCCGGGGGCAGCCTGTCCGAGTGCGCGGGCGGCGCCTACAACGCCAACTGGGCCCGCTACGGCGAGGCGCTCAGCGCGGCCGGGCGCACCGACGCCTACACCCGCCTGGCCTGGGAGTTCAACGGCGACTGGTTCGAGTGGAGCGCCACCGACGTCGGCGCCTGGAAGCAGTGCTACCGCCAGGTCGTGCAGTCGGTCCGGTCCACCGCCCCCGGCGCGCGGTTCGAGTGGAACATGAACGCCCACGGCTCCCAGACCTCCGACGGCGACGCCTGGAAGTCCTACCCGGGCGACGACGTCGTCGACGTGGTCGGCATCGACCCCTACGACCACTACCCGGCGTCCCCGACCGCGGCCGCGTTCGACGAGCAGTGCGGGGCCAACGAAGGGCTCTGCACCGTCATCGACTTCGCGCGGGCCCACGGCAAGGGCGTCGGCGTCACCGAGTGGGGCATCATCAACTCCGGGATCGGCGACAACCCGGTCTACATGGAGAAGATGTACGAGACGTTCCTGGCCGGCGCCGACGTCATGGAGTACGAGACGTACTTCAACGAGGACAACTTCTCCACCACGCTCGACCAGGGCTCGAACCCGCAGTCGTCCGAGGTCTACCGCCGCCTCTGGGGCGGCTGA